attaaaattaatgttaaaaataattttatatcacaaatttttaatgaaaataataataataatagtaattataataataataatgaagaaattgataaattaattgaaaataaagaaattgataaattaattgaaaaatttagtaatgaacaatttaaattaatagaaatttcaaaaggtgattttataattaaattatctgaATGTATTAGAAGAGAAGATCCAATTAAACATTGTAAATGGGTTATGGAATGTGTACCAAAAACAATGACACCACTATTGATTTATATGAATAGTTATGAATTGGTAATGtatgatattgaaaaaggtattgaaattttaatggGTAAACAGGTTTCATCAAAAAAagcattatttaaatattcagaAATTCATGatccaaaatttaaaatttcagtcacaattggtttattaaaaattaatcaattcaatttgGCAAGTCAAGTTTTAAGTTCATTATTATCTGAATTATATTTTAGACCAATAAAGAAACTATTATCAGAAAGAACCACcccaacatcaacaaaatcAGATTACCATTTAAAATACTCTGAAATCATATCCatattaaatcaaactaaatattttaattccttttttaataaattcataataaattcaaattattataattattcaaaagaattaaaattattacaaaataggaaattttgtaaattaaatgattttaattttaattttattgtaaaaattcaagaagcaattaaaaatattaattcaaatagtgTGGGTagtgaaaaagaaatttctattaatgaattagtaccattaccaattttgaatttaatattgtCAAATAAGTTTAAATCTGTCGGGAAATCAATGGGTGCAAAATCATTTTATGAATCTATGATTGTAAAGGACGAAATTACATTGGATATCGGGTTGGAGATATTATCAAAACGTTATCCAATAccaccaattgaaaatatttaccaTTGGGAGAGTATAAAGAatgattatattaatttggGTATTCCAGTAGACCATTTtcataattcattattaagaattttaaaaaaaaataataattatgaaaataataataatttaagtataattaaaactttatatgaaaataatgtattcaaaatttataatttatcacAAGATTccttattaattttattagaatCTTATTTCGATCCTATTAATCCAAGCAAATCAACTAAAAGAGATAATGATAtggtttttcaaatatttcaacAGTATAGGTCAACTGATAGccttaataattcattagtaaattatttaattcaatttaataatattattggaaatgatgaaatttatcaatttttaaagaaaattaataattttaaaataattaatgatgatagACCAATTCCACaatattcaaattctttaagtaaaaatacaatttcatatcttgaattaataataaatgatgatattattataaaaataaataataattaattttaaaaaaaaaaaaaaaaatttcaaaaaaaaaaaaaaaaaaaaaatttcaatttcccAACATAACACAAAATTGTGgttgacaaaaaaaaaaaaaaacaaaaaaaaaataattattataaaattttgatcTCTGTGtagttcaaaaaaaaaaaaacaaacaatgTTTTGAGTCGAGCTGGTCAcgatttgaaaataaaaaaaaaatcaaaaaaatgttttttttttttagtttaaaaataaaaaaatttaatttttaaattgctttcatttttttatttttattttttttttttttttgtattatttatttttactaattaaatttaataaaaaaaattaaaataaataaaaaaaaataaaaaataaaaaataaataaactttttttttttttttttcatttttcatttttcattcaAACACACACCTAACACACTactctcaaaaaaaaagtaataaataaataaataataaattaattaaataaataaataaaattttattcatatttaattaaattttctttcttaaaataaatataacctcaatatgttttttttttttttttttgatattaaaaataaaaaatgagtaataatagtaaatcaccaccaaatgaacaacaccaacaacaacctcaTCCACCAGATGTTTTAGTTCAATTGACAGAAAGTTTTCAACATTTTTTTCAGTCATTATCACCACAATATCAATCAATGACTTCATTgccatcaattaataaagataGTTATACAAGTGTTGGTAGTGCACcaacaaccaataataatagtaatagcaatagcaatagtaatagtagtaatagaagtttaaataatagtggtagtagtaatagtggtggtggtggtagtaattcaaataaaaaagttaataataataataataataataataataataataataataatttacaatcaCCAACTCAATCACAATTTCcatatcattatcaatatagTAGTAAAGCATTACATGATTTTGAAGAAAAgagaaaattattaattgaacaaTTGAAATCggttaaaatcaatttagaTACACAATGTGATGATGATCCAATATCATTTATAAAGATTAGAATGGAATTAACAAAAGTAAAAACAAGTTTAGAGActgaattaaaatcattggaTGAATTATTACATACAACTAGTGAAGTTGAGGAACCAAATCCAACACCAATTGATAGTATAACATCATTGTTAACAATGATAATGCcttcttcaatttcaaattctgtAACTAATAATACACCATCATCTGCAACTCCATtaacattatcaaataataataattacacttcatcatcattggCTACTTCGCCCACTacaaattcatcatcttcatcatcatcatcatcctcatcgTCATCAActcattattataatagttCAATctcttcaaattcattatctTCAAATTTACCTCCAAGTTcaataccaattttaaatacttcaaataataaaaatagttatCCAAATTCAATCATTCCTCAAGGTACACCATTAGATAACCCTGATCCAAATCTTCCAAGATTTCCACAAAGAGATCATATTAGTGTTAAATTATATGTTGATTGTGATGATTATTTTGCTGCTTCTGCTCAAGCAATTGAaagtaattataattataaaaaaaaaaaaacaaaaaaaaaaaaaaacaaattttaatatttatttatttaataataataataataatagatgcAACAAGAGAAGTTTTTATTACAGCTTGGTTTTTATCACCTgaagtttatttaattagatTTCCATCATTGGATGAAAGATATCGtttagataatttattaaaaagaaaagcaATGCAAGgtgttaaaatatttattattctttggGATGAAACAAAGATTGCAACTTTTAAAGGTAGTAAAAGAGCAAAAGATAAATTAGAAGAATTACatacaaatattaaagttATTAAACATCCACCAATTattgtaaatattaataattattatttttattaatttctatatttatttatttatttatatatacatGCAtgtatcattaattttttaaaaaaattttactaagtttcaaataatactttttttttttaatttattttataagcCTATATATTGGTCACATCACCAAAAAACGTTAATAATTGATCAAGAGATTGCatttgttggtggtgttgatttttgttttggTAGATTTGATACATGGTGTCATCATTTAATTGATGTTAATAGTACTTTATGGAAAGGAAAAGATTATGTAAGTtattatatacatatatgtataatttttattattattaataattttttttttttttttttttttttttttttttttttttttttttttttaaaaaaaaagtataatcCAATTTTAGGTGATATGGGTGATATTTTAGTACCATTTGAAGATAGTGTtgatagaaaaaaaataccaaGAATGCCTTGGCATGATGTTATGGCAGGTGTTAATGGTTTAGCTGCGAGGGATGTtgcattaaattttatattaagaTGGAATCATCATAAGGATGATTATTATCCTCAATTATATTTCGATACAACACCATTATCACCCGTTGGTACAAGTCAATGTCAATTATTAAGATCAATGGATGAATGGTCGGGTGGTGGTAGAATTGAGAGATCAATCCATACTGCTTACGTTCAAGCCATTGAAGACGCAAATCATTATATTTacattgaaaatcaaaatttcgTATCAACTCATGCTCCAAATGTTTGGAATCAAATTagttttgaaattgtaaaaCGTATTAAACGTGCCATTAGAAAGAAAGAAGTATTTAGGGTATTCATAGTTATACCATGTCAACAGGATGGTAAAGTAGAGGAAACTCAAATCAAAGGTTTAATGCATTGGCAATATTCAACGATTATACGTGGCGAAAATACAATAATGAAACTGTTAAGAAGGGATTGTCCAGATGTAGATCTCACTGAATATATTTGTTTCCTCTCCCTAAGAACTCATGCCTTTCTTGAAGGTACATTTGTAACCGAGCAAATCTATGTCCATAGTAAATTAATGATCGTTGACGATCGTACAATCAT
This region of Dictyostelium discoideum AX4 chromosome 3 chromosome, whole genome shotgun sequence genomic DNA includes:
- the pldA gene encoding phospholipase D1, yielding MSNNSKSPPNEQHQQQPHPPDVLVQLTESFQHFFQSLSPQYQSMTSLPSINKDSYTSVGSAPTTNNNSNSNSNSNSSNRSLNNSGSSNSGGGGSNSNKKVNNNNNNNNNNNNNNLQSPTQSQFPYHYQYSSKALHDFEEKRKLLIEQLKSVKINLDTQCDDDPISFIKIRMELTKVKTSLETELKSLDELLHTTSEVEEPNPTPIDSITSLLTMIMPSSISNSVTNNTPSSATPLTLSNNNNYTSSSLATSPTTNSSSSSSSSSSSSSTHYYNSSISSNSLSSNLPPSSIPILNTSNNKNSYPNSIIPQGTPLDNPDPNLPRFPQRDHISVKLYVDCDDYFAASAQAIENATREVFITAWFLSPEVYLIRFPSLDERYRLDNLLKRKAMQGVKIFIILWDETKIATFKGSKRAKDKLEELHTNIKVIKHPPIIPIYWSHHQKTLIIDQEIAFVGGVDFCFGRFDTWCHHLIDVNSTLWKGKDYYNPILGDMGDILVPFEDSVDRKKIPRMPWHDVMAGVNGLAARDVALNFILRWNHHKDDYYPQLYFDTTPLSPVGTSQCQLLRSMDEWSGGGRIERSIHTAYVQAIEDANHYIYIENQNFVSTHAPNVWNQISFEIVKRIKRAIRKKEVFRVFIVIPCQQDGKVEETQIKGLMHWQYSTIIRGENTIMKLLRRDCPDVDLTEYICFLSLRTHAFLEGTFVTEQIYVHSKLMIVDDRTIIVGSANINDRSLIGERDSELAFIIRDEIDTIQTKMNGQDYIASRLVFNFRLRLWKEHLGLLPQINYPPHDQINNDINNIVNLNNNNNSNINNNINNNNNEINNNNNNNNNNNSNEINNNNSDGILNNSNSFHHGSVSDNLPPLNPSSNLNSSNKKLPTTTTAAAAATTTTTTTTTTTTTNGTGTTNKQKTSHHRSNSFQGLVLQSPGSNRSNLSSPQDSPQDSPRLKNLAEEISPPPTEQHQHQSPITDINLILENVDTIIHSNEQLPPPPSSTTPPPPPPPLTTTDSVIIEDYKSDGGNLNIENNNSNNTILTNAATSMNNSTSSLSSTSLPTTTTTTTAQQQQQQQQQQQQQQQQQQQQQQQQQQQQQQQQQQQPSQQQQQQQQQLSQQQQLQIKKKRSSISPSTSSNKLLLSGNGSGDSIRVVTDSGSSPRGQPRSMSSLHDHADSSYCQKSNIDLIDPTCSDFYFGVWIATAASNTRIYDTVFPAIPKNSIKTCEQFAQLQKIPVSLADSKLLSEVRGNLVFHPLDFLEGEDLQPSFLFTDDLFQ